In Acidicapsa acidisoli, a single genomic region encodes these proteins:
- a CDS encoding ABC transporter permease, translated as MDAVIANLRYAVRQLWRARTFTIVTILTLALGVGANTAIFSVVQAVLLQPAGVDDPARVASFHARYIQLNLPSIGVSAPDFADAVSLSSIVESGALVQPNSFNATFAGRTQHLRAGMTTWRWFQVFGAKPILGRTYAPEEDQKGANQVVVLSYATWQEFFGGQPDAIGKSLLLDGKSYRVIGVMRSDFDWPRNEQMWIPLGLTSKDYDQSNRFNESYDSVLRLRPGANVAQLNAALEQKRLEEIRREGTGSFGLSSEWGMFAQPWTKDAAGDLRKPLVALFAVVAMILLIACANISGLMLARASTRTRELAIRTALGASLRQITAQFVTETALLAGAATLIAVLSGPAFGRLLLLAIPHDLAAGFAVHGSFGLVLVAAGFGLVTSLLSGLAPILQVARSYKELRLTEQSKSATAGPARQRFRSALVTAEIALAFLLVAGAGLFLSSLKELQNVAPGFSPTGVLTGSVTLNASNYRDQPGIDRGTKEANFLQNVTSRLSQQPGVVAAAAVYPLPFGQGQYPSSSFEIENRPQKPNDPGPHSDDREATPDFLRAMQIPLLNGRWFTEEDRTGHPRVAVVDDMLARAYWPGQSPVGKRVRQGSGSPWVEIVGVVGHVRRDSLEMDENKGVVYTPMAQNPVDEAAFVVRTTIAPDAMRATLAEAVQTADSAEAVYDVHTLDSLVNDSLAARRLLVGLLTLFGGLALLLAAIGIYGLLSFSATQRTTEIGIRMALGAQRWQVIALVLRQSFTLIGLGMVAGLALTFVTQRILTHTFAAMNTGMSSSMLLAGFSLVLVAALAAALPANRSASVNPVVALRNE; from the coding sequence ATGGATGCTGTGATTGCGAATCTTCGCTACGCCGTGCGGCAGCTTTGGCGGGCGCGTACCTTTACGATCGTCACGATTCTGACGCTGGCTTTGGGCGTGGGAGCGAATACGGCGATTTTCAGCGTGGTGCAGGCGGTTCTGCTGCAACCGGCTGGGGTGGACGATCCGGCGCGGGTGGCTTCCTTTCACGCGCGGTATATTCAGCTGAATCTGCCCAGTATCGGCGTCTCGGCGCCGGATTTTGCTGACGCTGTCTCGTTGAGTTCCATCGTCGAATCGGGAGCTTTGGTCCAGCCCAATAGCTTCAATGCCACCTTCGCCGGACGCACCCAGCATTTGCGGGCGGGCATGACGACCTGGCGGTGGTTCCAGGTTTTTGGCGCGAAGCCGATTCTCGGCCGCACGTACGCTCCCGAAGAAGACCAGAAGGGCGCCAACCAGGTGGTGGTGCTGAGCTACGCTACGTGGCAGGAGTTTTTTGGCGGACAGCCTGACGCCATCGGCAAGTCGCTATTGCTGGACGGCAAATCGTATCGGGTCATTGGTGTCATGCGCAGCGACTTCGATTGGCCACGCAATGAGCAGATGTGGATTCCGCTTGGCCTGACCTCGAAAGACTACGACCAGTCGAATCGTTTCAACGAGTCGTACGACTCGGTGCTGCGTCTGCGGCCGGGCGCGAACGTAGCCCAACTGAACGCCGCATTGGAGCAAAAGCGGCTGGAAGAGATTCGCCGCGAGGGCACGGGCAGTTTCGGGCTCAGCTCGGAGTGGGGCATGTTCGCCCAGCCCTGGACCAAGGATGCCGCCGGTGACCTGCGCAAGCCGCTGGTTGCCCTATTTGCGGTGGTCGCGATGATCCTGCTGATCGCCTGCGCCAACATTTCAGGCCTGATGCTGGCAAGAGCCTCGACGCGAACACGAGAGCTGGCAATCCGCACCGCGCTGGGCGCATCGCTGCGGCAGATCACGGCCCAATTCGTGACAGAGACTGCGCTGCTTGCGGGTGCAGCTACCTTGATTGCCGTGCTGTCGGGGCCGGCGTTTGGCAGGCTGCTTTTGCTGGCGATTCCTCACGATCTGGCGGCGGGTTTCGCTGTCCACGGCAGTTTTGGACTTGTCCTGGTGGCAGCGGGGTTCGGTCTGGTCACATCGTTGCTTTCAGGCCTCGCACCGATCCTGCAGGTTGCGCGGTCGTACAAGGAACTGCGCTTGACCGAACAGAGCAAGAGCGCTACTGCGGGCCCGGCGCGGCAGCGCTTTCGCAGCGCGCTGGTCACAGCCGAAATTGCGCTGGCCTTCCTGCTGGTTGCGGGCGCGGGCCTTTTTCTTTCCAGCCTGAAGGAGCTTCAGAATGTCGCGCCAGGATTCAGTCCGACCGGTGTTCTCACAGGAAGCGTGACTTTGAATGCCTCGAACTATCGTGATCAGCCGGGCATCGATCGCGGCACCAAAGAAGCCAACTTTTTGCAAAACGTGACCTCACGTCTGAGCCAGCAGCCGGGAGTGGTTGCGGCTGCTGCGGTCTATCCGCTGCCGTTTGGTCAAGGGCAGTACCCGTCGTCGAGCTTTGAGATCGAGAATCGACCCCAGAAGCCCAACGATCCCGGACCGCATAGCGATGACCGGGAGGCGACCCCGGACTTCCTTCGAGCAATGCAGATTCCGCTTCTGAACGGACGATGGTTTACCGAGGAAGACCGGACGGGACATCCGCGCGTAGCCGTGGTCGACGATATGCTGGCTCGCGCCTACTGGCCTGGCCAGAGTCCCGTTGGAAAGCGCGTTCGGCAGGGCTCCGGTTCTCCCTGGGTTGAGATTGTCGGCGTGGTTGGCCACGTGCGGCGGGACTCCCTCGAAATGGACGAAAACAAAGGCGTCGTCTATACGCCGATGGCGCAGAACCCGGTGGACGAAGCAGCTTTTGTGGTGCGAACCACGATTGCCCCCGACGCCATGCGCGCTACGCTGGCCGAGGCGGTGCAGACGGCTGACTCTGCGGAAGCTGTTTACGACGTGCACACGCTCGACAGCCTGGTAAACGACTCGTTGGCCGCAAGGCGCTTGCTGGTGGGGCTCCTCACGCTATTTGGCGGATTGGCGCTATTGCTGGCGGCGATCGGCATCTACGGCCTGCTCAGCTTCAGCGCGACGCAGCGGACAACTGAGATCGGGATTCGCATGGCTCTCGGCGCGCAACGCTGGCAGGTAATTGCGCTCGTCCTACGCCAGTCTTTCACCCTGATCGGCCTTGGAATGGTGGCGGGTTTGGCGCTCACGTTCGTGACACAGCGTATCCTGACCCATACCTTCGCAGCGATGAATACGGGGATGTCCAGCTCGATGCTGTTGGCTGGATTCAGCCTGGTGCTGGTGGCGGCTTTAGCGGCAGCTCTTCCGGCGAATCGCTCGGCAAGCGTGAATCCGGTGGTTGCGCTGAGGAATGAGTAA